The Pseudomonas kermanshahensis genome includes a window with the following:
- a CDS encoding TetR/AcrR family transcriptional regulator, translating into MSTIRERNKELILRAASEEFADKGFAATKTSDIAAKAGLPKPNVYYYFKSKDNLYREVLESIIAPIMQASTPFNADGDPKEVLSAYIRSKIRISRDLPHASKVFASEIMHGAPHLSPNQVEQLNEQARHNIECIQGWIERGQIANVDAHHLMFSIWAATQTYADFDWQISAVTGKAKLAESDYDAAAETIIRLVLKGCEPEAA; encoded by the coding sequence ATGAGCACCATTCGCGAGCGCAACAAGGAATTGATCCTGCGCGCGGCCAGCGAGGAATTCGCCGACAAGGGCTTCGCCGCCACCAAGACCAGCGATATCGCGGCCAAGGCCGGCCTGCCCAAGCCGAACGTGTATTACTACTTCAAATCCAAGGACAACCTCTACCGCGAGGTCTTGGAGAGCATCATCGCGCCGATCATGCAGGCCTCGACGCCGTTCAATGCTGACGGTGACCCTAAAGAAGTGCTGAGTGCCTACATTCGCTCGAAAATCCGCATTTCCCGCGATTTGCCGCATGCCTCCAAGGTGTTTGCCAGTGAGATCATGCACGGTGCGCCGCATTTGTCGCCCAACCAGGTGGAGCAGCTCAACGAGCAGGCACGGCACAATATCGAGTGCATCCAGGGCTGGATCGAGCGCGGGCAGATCGCCAATGTGGATGCGCATCACCTGATGTTCAGCATCTGGGCGGCGACCCAGACCTATGCCGATTTCGATTGGCAGATTTCGGCGGTGACGGGCAAGGCCAAGCTGGCCGAGAGTGATTATGACGCGGCGGCCGAGACCATCATTCGGCTGGTGCTCAAGGGCTGTGAGCCTGAGGCGGCCTGA
- a CDS encoding outer membrane protein OmpK, which translates to MRTINSLILAGGLLACGTTFGGDLLQWQNNSLTYLWGKNFKVNPEIQQTVTFEHADGWKYGDNFIFVDKIFYQGKKDAGNGPNTYYGEISPRLSFGKIFDQKLAFGPVKDVLLAMTYEFGEGDTESYLIGPGFDLDIPGFDYFQLNFYQRTTDGSRAGDNVWQITPVWSYTIPVGSSDILIDGFMDWVVDNDENRRGTYQANLHFNPQVKYDLGKALHLGEKQLYVGFEYDYWKNKYGIKDSDAFTTDQNTASFLVKVHF; encoded by the coding sequence ATGCGTACCATCAACAGCCTGATCCTCGCCGGCGGCCTGCTGGCCTGCGGCACCACCTTCGGCGGCGACCTGCTGCAGTGGCAGAACAACAGCCTCACCTACCTGTGGGGCAAGAACTTCAAGGTCAACCCCGAGATCCAGCAAACCGTGACCTTCGAGCACGCCGATGGCTGGAAGTACGGCGACAACTTCATTTTCGTCGACAAGATCTTCTACCAAGGCAAGAAAGACGCGGGTAACGGCCCCAACACCTACTACGGTGAAATCAGCCCACGCCTGTCGTTTGGCAAGATCTTCGACCAGAAGCTGGCGTTCGGCCCGGTCAAGGACGTGCTGCTGGCGATGACCTACGAGTTCGGCGAGGGTGATACCGAGTCCTACCTGATCGGCCCGGGCTTCGACCTGGACATCCCAGGCTTCGACTACTTCCAGCTGAACTTCTACCAGCGCACCACCGACGGCAGCCGCGCGGGCGACAACGTCTGGCAGATTACCCCGGTCTGGTCCTACACCATTCCAGTGGGCTCGTCCGACATCCTCATCGACGGCTTCATGGACTGGGTCGTGGACAACGACGAGAACCGTCGCGGCACCTACCAAGCCAACCTGCACTTCAACCCACAGGTCAAATATGACCTGGGCAAGGCGTTGCACCTGGGTGAGAAGCAACTGTATGTCGGTTTTGAATACGATTACTGGAAGAACAAATACGGCATCAAGGATTCCGATGCCTTTACCACTGACCAAAACACGGCGAGCTTCTTGGTAAAAGTACACTTCTGA
- a CDS encoding outer membrane protein OmpK: MKRITTSLLLGSSLLATLPSHAGEWLQWHGESLSYLYGKDFKVNPDIQQTITFEHANKWKYGDTFMFVDKIFYNGKADRSKGVTTYYGEFSPRLSLGKMTGHKFEFGPIKDVLIAMTYERGEGDNEAYLIGPGFDLAVPGFNYFTLNFYVRNTEGSRPGDNVWQITPAWSYTIPVGRSDILIDGYMDWVVDNDQTRRGTYHANLQFNPQVKYDLGKALNLGAKQLYVGFEYSYWKDKYGIDSRGNVDSNQSVASALIKVHF, from the coding sequence ATGAAGCGCATCACCACGTCCCTGTTATTGGGCAGCAGCCTGCTGGCCACCCTCCCCTCGCATGCAGGCGAATGGCTGCAATGGCACGGCGAAAGCCTGAGCTACCTGTACGGCAAGGACTTCAAGGTCAACCCTGATATTCAGCAGACCATCACGTTCGAGCACGCCAACAAATGGAAGTACGGCGACACCTTCATGTTCGTCGACAAGATTTTCTACAACGGCAAGGCCGACCGCAGCAAAGGCGTGACCACCTACTACGGTGAGTTCAGCCCACGCCTGTCGCTTGGCAAGATGACCGGCCATAAATTCGAATTCGGCCCGATCAAAGACGTGCTCATCGCCATGACCTACGAGCGTGGCGAAGGCGACAACGAGGCTTACCTGATCGGCCCCGGCTTCGACCTGGCCGTCCCCGGCTTCAACTACTTCACCTTGAACTTCTACGTGCGCAACACCGAGGGCAGCCGCCCCGGCGACAACGTCTGGCAGATCACCCCGGCCTGGTCGTACACCATTCCCGTGGGCAGGTCCGACATCCTCATCGACGGCTACATGGACTGGGTCGTGGACAACGACCAGACCCGCCGTGGCACCTACCACGCCAACTTGCAGTTCAACCCGCAGGTCAAGTACGACCTGGGCAAGGCGCTGAACCTGGGTGCCAAGCAGTTGTACGTGGGCTTTGAATACAGCTACTGGAAGGACAAATACGGCATCGACAGCCGTGGCAATGTGGACAGTAACCAGAGCGTTGCAAGCGCCTTGATCAAAGTCCATTTCTAA
- a CDS encoding nucleobase:cation symporter-2 family protein, whose amino-acid sequence MSESRKAYIPVAPPRQPLPLFQLILVGLQHVLLMYGGAIAVPLIIGQAAGLSREEVAFLINADLLVAGVATIIQSFGIGPVGIRMPVMMGASFAAVGSMVAMAGMPGVGLQGIFGATIAAGFFGMLIAPFMSKVVRFFPPLVTGTVITSIGLSLFPVAVNWAGGGHEAEAFGSPIYLMVAGLVLAVILLINRFMRGFWVNVSVLVGMGLGYILAGSIGMVDLTGLKDAPWLQVVTPLHFGMPTFSLAPILSMCLVVVIIFVESTGMFLALGKVTDREVTPGMLRRGLLCDAGASFVAGFFNTFTHSSFAQNIGLVQMTGVRCRYVTVVAGALLILLSLLPKAAFLIASIPPAVLGGASIAMFGMVTATGIKILQEADIGDRRNQLLVAVSVGFGLIPVVRPEFFAQMPQWMEPITHSGIAMATVSALVLNVLFNILGGADRAAHNDACHQH is encoded by the coding sequence ATGTCCGAGTCACGCAAGGCGTACATTCCCGTTGCGCCGCCGCGTCAGCCTCTGCCCCTGTTCCAACTGATCCTGGTAGGCCTGCAACATGTGCTGTTGATGTACGGAGGCGCGATTGCCGTGCCTTTGATCATTGGCCAAGCCGCCGGATTGTCCCGTGAAGAAGTCGCCTTCCTGATCAACGCCGACCTGCTGGTCGCAGGCGTCGCCACCATCATCCAGTCGTTCGGTATCGGCCCGGTGGGCATCCGCATGCCCGTGATGATGGGCGCCAGCTTCGCTGCCGTCGGCAGCATGGTGGCCATGGCCGGCATGCCCGGCGTCGGCCTGCAGGGGATCTTCGGCGCGACCATCGCCGCCGGGTTCTTCGGCATGCTGATCGCGCCGTTCATGTCCAAGGTCGTACGCTTCTTCCCGCCCCTGGTTACCGGTACCGTCATCACCTCGATCGGCCTGTCGCTGTTCCCGGTCGCGGTCAACTGGGCCGGTGGCGGCCATGAGGCAGAAGCCTTCGGCTCGCCCATCTACCTGATGGTCGCAGGCCTGGTACTGGCCGTGATCCTGCTTATCAATCGCTTCATGCGTGGCTTTTGGGTCAACGTTTCGGTGTTGGTCGGCATGGGCCTGGGTTACATCCTGGCCGGCTCCATCGGCATGGTCGACCTGACCGGCCTGAAAGACGCACCGTGGCTGCAAGTGGTCACCCCACTGCACTTCGGCATGCCGACCTTCAGCCTGGCACCGATCCTGTCGATGTGCCTGGTGGTGGTGATCATCTTCGTCGAGTCCACGGGCATGTTCCTCGCCCTGGGCAAGGTGACCGATCGTGAAGTCACGCCTGGCATGCTGCGTCGCGGCCTGCTGTGCGATGCCGGCGCGTCGTTTGTCGCGGGCTTCTTCAACACCTTCACCCACTCCTCGTTCGCCCAGAACATCGGCCTGGTGCAGATGACCGGGGTACGCTGCCGCTACGTCACCGTGGTGGCCGGCGCGCTGTTGATCCTGCTCAGCCTGCTGCCCAAGGCGGCCTTCCTGATTGCTTCGATCCCGCCTGCGGTACTGGGCGGCGCGTCCATCGCCATGTTCGGCATGGTCACCGCCACCGGGATCAAAATCCTTCAAGAAGCAGACATCGGCGACCGTCGCAACCAGCTGCTGGTTGCGGTGAGTGTCGGTTTCGGGCTGATCCCCGTGGTACGCCCGGAGTTCTTCGCACAGATGCCGCAGTGGATGGAACCGATCACCCACAGTGGCATCGCCATGGCCACGGTCAGCGCCCTGGTGTTGAACGTGCTGTTCAACATCCTCGGGGGTGCCGACCGCGCGGCGCATAACGACGCCTGTCACCAGCACTGA
- a CDS encoding urate hydroxylase PuuD — protein MEAHLHEWLNLSIRWVHMITGVAWIGASFYFVWLENNLNRSNPRDGLSGDLWAIHGGGIYHLEKYKLAPPKMPENLHWFKWEAYFTWMSGIALLCVVFYWNPTLYLLAPGSTLSGAEGVAIGIGSLVAGWFIYDLLCDSPLGKRPALLGGVLFVLIIAACWGFSLVFSGRGAYLHTGAIIGTIMVGNVFRIIMPAQRQLVAAIENNTTPDPRLPAKGLLRSRHNNYFTLPVLFIMISNHFPSTYGSQYNWLILAGIAVAAVLIRHYFNTRHDSSKYAWTLPVGALAMICLAYVTGPKPMAVSPEQAAAKIEYQPLPATAVGGKTAAELRAEEASKPAEAPAAPAPATAQASGDSFDKIHNVIQERCTVCHSSKPTSPLFSAAPAGVMFDTPQQIQAQAARIQAQAVASQIMPLGNITQMTTEERKLVGDWIAKGAPVN, from the coding sequence GTGGAAGCACACCTTCACGAATGGCTGAACCTGAGCATTCGCTGGGTTCACATGATCACCGGTGTCGCCTGGATCGGTGCATCGTTCTACTTCGTCTGGCTGGAAAACAACCTGAACCGGAGCAATCCGCGTGACGGGCTGTCGGGTGACCTTTGGGCCATCCACGGCGGTGGTATCTACCACCTTGAAAAGTACAAGCTGGCACCCCCGAAAATGCCCGAGAACCTGCACTGGTTCAAATGGGAAGCCTACTTCACCTGGATGTCCGGTATCGCCTTGCTGTGCGTGGTGTTCTACTGGAACCCGACCCTGTACCTGCTGGCCCCTGGCAGCACCCTGAGCGGTGCCGAGGGCGTGGCCATTGGTATCGGTTCGCTGGTGGCCGGTTGGTTCATCTACGACCTGCTCTGCGACTCGCCGCTGGGCAAGCGCCCGGCATTGCTGGGTGGCGTGCTGTTCGTGCTGATCATCGCTGCGTGCTGGGGCTTCAGCCTGGTATTCAGCGGCCGTGGCGCATACCTGCACACCGGCGCGATCATCGGCACCATCATGGTCGGCAACGTGTTCCGCATCATCATGCCGGCCCAGCGCCAGCTGGTGGCAGCGATCGAGAACAACACCACGCCTGACCCACGCCTGCCGGCCAAAGGCCTGCTGCGTTCGCGTCACAACAACTACTTCACCCTGCCGGTGCTGTTCATCATGATCAGCAACCACTTCCCGAGCACCTACGGTAGCCAGTACAACTGGCTGATCCTGGCCGGCATTGCAGTGGCGGCGGTATTGATCCGTCACTACTTCAACACCCGTCATGACAGCAGCAAGTACGCCTGGACCCTGCCCGTCGGCGCCCTGGCGATGATCTGCCTGGCCTACGTCACCGGCCCCAAGCCGATGGCCGTCAGCCCAGAGCAAGCAGCCGCGAAGATCGAGTACCAGCCGCTGCCCGCCACCGCCGTCGGCGGCAAGACGGCTGCCGAGCTGCGCGCCGAGGAGGCCAGCAAGCCCGCCGAAGCCCCTGCGGCACCGGCGCCAGCCACTGCCCAGGCAAGCGGCGACAGCTTCGACAAGATCCACAATGTCATCCAGGAACGCTGCACCGTGTGCCACTCGTCCAAGCCGACCAGCCCACTGTTCAGCGCCGCCCCTGCCGGCGTGATGTTCGACACCCCGCAGCAGATCCAGGCCCAAGCCGCGCGCATCCAGGCGCAAGCGGTCGCCAGCCAGATCATGCCGCTGGGCAACATCACCCAGATGACCACCGAAGAGCGCAAGCTCGTCGGTGACTGGATCGCCAAAGGCGCCCCGGTCAACTGA
- a CDS encoding RHS repeat-associated core domain-containing protein → MHKRIYTPFGQSTSGQSLLAFNGEFQDGLTGLYPLGNGHRMYSPILMRFFSPDKFSPFDKGGLNSYAYCESDPVNRTDPSGRISLPLKTAIELLAGGGIVGGAIKGRDFISEVITTSKRALTRGPIPPENFPEHRYNLWRNANKADKPFNNAVNQVNENLGSHGDGALSATQAAYYTEGTWSEDSNTTLHLHSTVGWALQLAQTGDPAAATGFLFNASATLISGALDHIANKSGAIFRVPVGDVRQ, encoded by the coding sequence GTGCACAAACGTATCTATACCCCATTTGGCCAAAGCACGTCTGGTCAAAGCCTATTGGCCTTCAATGGCGAGTTTCAAGATGGGCTTACCGGCCTTTATCCACTGGGTAACGGCCATCGTATGTACAGCCCGATCCTGATGAGATTCTTTAGCCCCGACAAGTTTAGCCCTTTCGACAAAGGTGGGTTGAACAGCTATGCGTACTGCGAATCAGACCCGGTCAATCGTACAGACCCGAGCGGCAGAATCTCCCTACCGCTCAAAACCGCTATTGAACTGCTGGCAGGAGGAGGGATTGTCGGGGGAGCAATAAAGGGCCGTGACTTCATCAGTGAAGTCATCACGACCAGCAAGCGAGCACTCACTCGCGGACCGATACCGCCTGAAAATTTCCCGGAGCACCGATATAACCTCTGGAGAAACGCGAACAAGGCTGACAAACCTTTCAACAACGCGGTGAACCAGGTGAACGAAAATCTGGGATCACACGGTGATGGCGCACTTTCAGCAACACAAGCCGCTTACTACACAGAAGGAACGTGGTCAGAGGACAGCAACACCACCCTGCATTTACATAGCACCGTCGGCTGGGCGCTGCAACTTGCGCAGACCGGAGATCCGGCAGCGGCGACCGGGTTCTTGTTCAATGCCAGCGCTACATTGATTTCAGGAGCTCTGGATCACATAGCCAACAAATCGGGAGCGATTTTCAGGGTTCCAGTCGGCGACGTACGGCAATAA
- a CDS encoding ureidoglycolate lyase, producing MRTLMIEPLTKEAFAPFGDVIETDGSDHFMINNGSTMRFHKLATVETAEPEDKAIISIFRADALDMPLTVRMLERHPLGSQAFIPLLGNPFLIVVAPVGDAPVSGLVRAFRSNGRQGINYHRGVWHHPVLTIEKRDDFLVVDRSGSGNNCDEHYFTEEQMLILNPHQ from the coding sequence ATGCGCACCCTGATGATCGAGCCCCTGACCAAAGAAGCCTTCGCCCCCTTCGGTGACGTGATCGAAACCGATGGCAGCGACCACTTCATGATCAACAACGGCTCGACCATGCGCTTTCACAAGCTCGCCACGGTCGAAACCGCCGAGCCTGAAGACAAAGCGATCATCAGCATCTTCCGCGCCGACGCGCTGGACATGCCGCTGACCGTACGCATGCTGGAACGCCATCCGCTGGGCAGCCAGGCTTTCATCCCGCTGCTCGGCAACCCCTTTCTGATCGTGGTCGCGCCCGTTGGCGATGCACCTGTATCAGGCTTGGTCCGCGCCTTCCGCAGTAACGGCAGGCAGGGCATCAATTACCATCGCGGCGTTTGGCACCACCCGGTGCTTACGATCGAAAAGCGGGATGATTTCCTGGTGGTTGATCGCAGTGGTTCTGGCAACAACTGCGATGAGCATTACTTCACCGAGGAACAGATGCTGATCCTCAATCCCCACCAATAA
- the puuE gene encoding allantoinase PuuE has product MSADYPRDLIGYGNNPPHPQWPGNARIALSFVLNYEEGGERNILHGDKESEAFLSEMVAAQPLQGQRNMSMESLYEYGSRAGVWRLLKLFKDSGVPLTVFAVAMAAQRHPDVIRAMVEAGHEICSHGYRWIDYQNMDEAQEREHMLEAIRILTELTGERPVGWYTGRTGPNTRRLVMEEGGFLYDSDTYDDDLPYWEPNNPTGKPHLVIPYTLDTNDMRFTQVQGFNCGEQFFQYLKDAFDVLYAEGAEAPKMLSIGLHCRLVGRPARLAALKRFVDYAKSHDQVWFARRADIARHWHTTHPYKKENA; this is encoded by the coding sequence GTGAGCGCTGACTATCCTCGCGACCTGATCGGTTACGGCAACAACCCACCTCACCCGCAATGGCCGGGCAACGCCCGCATTGCCCTGTCTTTCGTCCTCAATTACGAAGAAGGTGGCGAGCGCAACATCCTGCACGGTGACAAAGAGTCCGAAGCCTTCCTGTCCGAGATGGTCGCCGCCCAGCCGTTGCAGGGCCAACGCAACATGAGCATGGAGTCGCTGTACGAGTATGGCAGCCGTGCTGGCGTGTGGCGCCTGCTCAAGCTGTTCAAGGACAGCGGCGTTCCGCTGACCGTGTTCGCCGTGGCCATGGCCGCCCAGCGCCACCCGGATGTGATCCGCGCCATGGTCGAAGCCGGCCACGAGATCTGCAGCCACGGCTACCGCTGGATCGACTACCAGAACATGGACGAGGCCCAAGAGCGCGAGCACATGCTCGAAGCCATCCGCATCCTCACCGAACTGACCGGCGAGCGCCCTGTGGGCTGGTACACCGGCCGCACCGGCCCGAATACCCGCCGCCTGGTGATGGAGGAAGGTGGTTTCCTCTATGACAGCGACACCTACGACGACGACCTGCCCTACTGGGAGCCGAACAACCCCACCGGCAAGCCGCACCTGGTGATCCCCTACACCCTGGACACCAACGACATGCGCTTCACCCAGGTACAAGGCTTCAACTGCGGCGAGCAGTTCTTCCAGTACCTCAAGGACGCCTTCGATGTGCTGTACGCCGAAGGCGCCGAAGCGCCGAAGATGCTCTCCATCGGCCTGCACTGCCGGCTGGTCGGCCGCCCGGCGCGCCTGGCCGCGCTCAAGCGCTTCGTCGACTACGCCAAGAGCCATGACCAGGTCTGGTTCGCCCGTCGCGCGGACATCGCCCGCCACTGGCACACCACCCACCCGTACAAGAAAGAGAACGCCTGA
- a CDS encoding DUF808 domain-containing protein — MAGSSLLVLIDDIATVLDDVSLMTKVAAKKTAGVLGDDLALNAQQVTGVRAEREIPVVWAVAKGSFVNKAILVPAALLISAFIPWAVTPLLMVGGAYLCYEGFEKLAHKFLHSKEEDSAQHEARKEAVADATVDLVAYEKAKIKGAVRTDFILSAEIIAITLGIVADSPLPQQIIVLSGIAVVMTVGVYGLVGGIVKLDDLGLWMTQKASKLSQAVGNGILRAAPYMMKSLSVIGTAAMFLVGGGILVHGIAPLHHAIEAFSEGRGGALTGALLNGGVGIVAGAVVLAVVAVAGKLWRAVKPAT, encoded by the coding sequence ATGGCAGGAAGCAGTCTACTGGTACTGATCGACGATATCGCCACGGTACTCGACGACGTGTCGTTGATGACCAAGGTCGCGGCGAAAAAGACGGCCGGCGTGCTGGGGGACGATTTGGCGCTCAATGCCCAGCAGGTGACCGGCGTGCGCGCCGAGCGCGAGATCCCCGTGGTCTGGGCGGTGGCCAAGGGCTCGTTCGTCAACAAGGCGATCCTTGTGCCGGCGGCGTTGCTGATCAGCGCCTTCATCCCGTGGGCGGTGACGCCGTTGCTGATGGTCGGTGGCGCGTACCTGTGCTACGAGGGGTTCGAGAAGCTGGCGCACAAGTTCTTGCACAGCAAGGAAGAGGACAGCGCGCAGCATGAGGCCCGCAAGGAGGCCGTGGCCGACGCCACTGTCGACCTGGTCGCCTACGAGAAGGCCAAGATCAAGGGTGCGGTGCGCACCGACTTCATCCTGTCGGCCGAGATCATTGCCATCACCTTGGGGATCGTGGCGGATTCGCCGCTGCCCCAGCAGATCATCGTGCTGTCGGGCATCGCCGTGGTCATGACGGTTGGCGTTTACGGGCTGGTGGGCGGCATCGTCAAACTCGATGACCTGGGCCTGTGGATGACCCAGAAAGCATCCAAATTATCCCAGGCGGTCGGTAACGGCATCCTGCGCGCCGCGCCTTACATGATGAAGAGCCTGTCGGTGATCGGGACTGCGGCAATGTTTTTGGTCGGCGGCGGGATTCTGGTGCATGGCATCGCGCCCCTGCATCATGCGATCGAGGCGTTCAGTGAAGGGCGCGGTGGGGCGCTGACCGGGGCGCTGCTCAATGGGGGCGTGGGGATTGTCGCGGGGGCCGTGGTGCTTGCCGTCGTCGCTGTGGCGGGCAAGTTGTGGCGGGCGGTAAAGCCAGCTACCTGA
- the uraH gene encoding hydroxyisourate hydrolase: MGRLTTHVLDAAHGCPGSSIKVELYRVEGQQLELVNTALTNSDGRVDAPLLEGDDYRTGVYQLQFSAGDYYRARGVQLPAQAFLDVVVLRFGIDEKQEHYHVPLLISPYSYSTYRGS, encoded by the coding sequence ATGGGACGTTTGACCACACACGTACTGGATGCCGCGCATGGCTGCCCGGGCAGCTCGATCAAGGTCGAGTTGTACCGTGTCGAAGGCCAACAGCTGGAGCTGGTGAACACCGCCCTGACCAACAGCGATGGCCGTGTTGATGCGCCGTTGCTGGAGGGTGACGATTACCGCACGGGCGTTTACCAGTTGCAGTTCAGCGCTGGCGATTACTACCGCGCTCGCGGTGTGCAACTGCCGGCCCAGGCGTTTTTGGATGTTGTCGTGCTGCGCTTTGGCATCGACGAGAAACAGGAGCATTACCACGTGCCGCTGCTGATCTCGCCGTACAGCTATTCGACCTATCGCGGAAGCTAG
- a CDS encoding RHS repeat-associated core domain-containing protein, with the protein MDTRNAYSPYGYRSDKTATAGALGFNGQFFHAALECYALGNGHRIYNPRMMRFISPDALSPFLKGGINAYTYCLNDPVNGLDPSGKTALFKTAVQGADRLATLAASYLKFSVRDGMFTNLQHWLLGDEMSYAKLAVKASYITYREMESKASFSQLNPSKAHKFVFTTERKVVVFSGPVGGTMPSHASLGEYSGLGYGTKGLGEKAISAGYIIRDKEGNISINNHSGHFQPDLESLNLVKEHLNKLGVDVTLIRTGFST; encoded by the coding sequence ATGGACACAAGAAATGCGTATTCGCCCTATGGTTACCGAAGCGACAAAACGGCGACGGCCGGAGCATTAGGCTTCAATGGTCAGTTTTTTCATGCTGCGCTGGAGTGCTATGCACTGGGAAATGGGCACCGGATATACAACCCTCGCATGATGCGATTTATCAGCCCAGATGCCTTAAGCCCTTTCCTCAAAGGCGGCATCAACGCTTATACTTACTGCCTGAACGACCCTGTCAATGGGCTGGATCCCAGTGGGAAAACGGCTTTATTTAAGACCGCAGTTCAGGGGGCTGATCGTTTAGCGACTCTGGCAGCCAGCTATCTTAAGTTTTCTGTTCGGGACGGGATGTTCACGAATCTTCAGCACTGGCTTCTTGGCGATGAGATGTCGTACGCGAAGCTAGCAGTAAAGGCAAGCTACATCACCTATCGCGAGATGGAGAGCAAAGCCAGCTTCTCCCAGCTCAATCCGTCAAAAGCACACAAGTTCGTATTCACGACTGAGCGAAAAGTCGTGGTTTTCAGCGGTCCGGTAGGCGGAACTATGCCGAGTCATGCCAGTCTCGGAGAATATTCAGGGCTGGGTTACGGCACAAAAGGTCTTGGCGAGAAAGCTATCAGCGCCGGTTATATCATTAGAGACAAAGAGGGTAATATATCTATTAATAATCATTCTGGCCACTTTCAGCCTGATTTAGAAAGCCTGAACCTCGTGAAGGAACATCTGAATAAGCTCGGAGTCGACGTAACACTCATACGTACTGGGTTCTCCACGTAA
- the uraD gene encoding 2-oxo-4-hydroxy-4-carboxy-5-ureidoimidazoline decarboxylase gives MTAFKTLTPSTLGRDAFVAAFADIYEHSPWVAEKAYGLGNLSELDEIEVLHQRMSDILLSANHADQLALINAHPDLAGKAAIQGELTESSTNEQAGAGIHQCTAEEFARFTELNDAYKAKFQFPFIMAVKGSNRHQILAAFEKRIHNDADAEFKEALAQINLIALFRLLQL, from the coding sequence ATGACCGCTTTCAAGACCCTCACGCCATCGACCCTGGGCCGCGACGCCTTCGTCGCCGCCTTTGCCGACATCTACGAGCACTCGCCGTGGGTCGCTGAAAAAGCCTATGGCCTGGGCAACCTGAGCGAGCTGGACGAGATCGAAGTGCTGCACCAGCGCATGAGCGACATCCTGCTCAGCGCCAACCACGCCGACCAGCTGGCGCTGATCAACGCTCACCCGGACCTGGCCGGCAAAGCCGCCATCCAGGGCGAGCTGACCGAATCGAGCACCAACGAGCAGGCCGGCGCCGGTATCCACCAGTGCACCGCCGAAGAGTTCGCCCGTTTCACCGAACTCAACGACGCCTACAAGGCCAAGTTCCAGTTCCCCTTCATCATGGCCGTGAAGGGCAGCAACCGGCACCAGATTCTCGCCGCTTTCGAGAAACGCATCCACAACGACGCGGATGCCGAATTCAAGGAAGCCCTGGCGCAGATCAACCTGATCGCCCTGTTCCGTCTGCTGCAGCTGTAA